The DNA segment TGCTGTTTCGGCTGCTATTGGATTGAAATGAATATCTGCTATGAGCGGAGTTGAGAATCCGGCTTTTCGGAGCTCCTTCTTTATATTCGCCAGATTTTCAGCCTCTTTAATTCCCTGGGCAGTCAGTCTCACATAATCGGCACCTGCTTCAATAATCCGGATGCACTGTGCAACAGAGGCTTTGGTATCGAGCGTATCTGTGTTGGTCATCGACTGGAGACGAATGGGGTTCTCTCCGCCCAAAGGAATTGACCCGATGAGGATTACATGCGCCCTAAATTTCCCAGTCGACCCCATCTTTTCTGTCCTTGAGTGTAACTCCGATCTTTCCAAGTTCTTCCCTTATTTTATCTGAAGTCCCGAAGTCTTTGTTGTTCTTCGCAGCCTGACGAAGGTTAATGATTATCTTCATCAGATCATCAGTAATTTTCTCGTTGCCTTTCCCTGTTGATTCATCTTTCAGTCCCAGAATTTCAAACACAAAAGTGTTGAATAGCCACTTCATCGAATCTAGTCCTGCTGTATCGATCTTCTCGTTTCCTTCGGCTAAAAGATTTATGATCCTGACGCCATCAAACAAGTGTGAGAGAAGAATTGGACTGTTAAGATCATCATCGAGAGCCTCGTAGCATTTTTTCTTAAGCTTATCAATATCAACAGTTGAGGTGGCAGATGGTTTAAGCTTATTCAGAGTTTCGATAGCTTTCATCAGCTTCTGCATCCCTTTTTCAGCAGCCTGAAGAGCCTCATTTGAGAAGTCCACAGTACTGCGGTAGTGAGCCTGAAGAATGAAGAACCGTATTGTCATGGGGCTGTAAGCCTGCTGTAAAACAGGATGATCACCGCTGAAAAGCTTATCGAGGGTAATGAAATTACCAAGTGAACGGGCCATCTTCTGTCCGTTTATAGTGATCATATTATTATGCATCCAGTAGTTGACCGATTCCTTTCCATGAGCAGCTGTCGACTGGGCTATCTCGCATTCGTGGTGTGGGAACTGGAGGTCCATTCCGCCGCCGTGAATATCGAATACATCACCCAGGTACTTGACACTCATTGCAGAGCACTCGAGGTGCCATCCAGGAAAGCCTATACTCCATGGTGAAGGCCATTTCATAATGTGTTCAGGAGATGCTTTTTTCCAGAGGGCAAAATCGAAAGAGTTTCTTTTCTCATCCTGCCCTTCAAGGGAACGGGTATTACTCTGGAGATCTTCCAGTATTCGTCCGGAAAGTTTTCCGTATTTATATTTTTCGTTGTATTTAAGAACATCAAAATAGACTGAGCCATTCACTTCATATGCGTAGCCTTTATCAAGTATCTCCTTTATAAGCTCCTGCTGTTCAATAATATGTCCCGATGCCCTTGGCTCAATTGAAGGAGGCAAAGTGTTGAGCTGCTCCATGTTTTTTTCGAAAAGATTGACATACTTCTGTACCACCTCCATTGGCTCGAGGTGTTCGAGCCTTGCCTTCTTTTCAATTTTATCCTCACCTTCATCAGCATCATTTTCGAGATGACCTACATCAGTTATATTCCTGACATACCTTACTTTATAATCAAGGTGCATCAGATAGCGGAACAGCAGGTCGAAAGTTATAAAAGGACGGGCATGTCCCAGGTGTGTATCGCTGTAAACGGTGGGTCCGCAAACATATAATCCGACAAATGGTGCATGAAGCGGTTTGAATTGTTCCTTCTTTTTCGACAGGCTGTTATAGATAACTAAGTTGTTTTGCATTATGTATTTATTTGATATGCAAAAATAGGGTAAATAATAAATTTTAATGTTGTTAGATTAAATGAATCTCACTTTAGCCACTTGTTTTTGCCCCCAAACCCTAAACCTATGGTGTAAAATATAGTAAAATAGTGAAAAAGTTTAGTACAAAACAGAATGTAAAGTATTGAATATATGTCTAATAGATTTCCCCTCCTTTTGAAGGAGGGGTGGCCGGACTGCTTTTTGATTATGAAACAAATGCTGATACCGGCCGGGGTGGTTGATTGTTTATTCAAGCTCCGGATCATTTTCTTCAGGGTTTTCTAATCTCATTCTTTACAAATTCAGGTTCATGGGATACTAATCTGTTTGCAAACCTCACTATTTATAACGTAAGAAAGCAATGAATTAACCACCCCGGCCGGGAAATATGCTTTCGTAAAAATCATATAATCAGCACTCCCAGCCACCCCTCCTTCAAAAGGAGGGGAAACTTTAATATCCAGTTTCTCATTCTTCCACAAAGCTTTAGGGGGTTTGGGGGCAAAAAACAGGGGGTAGGGTGCTATTTTTTGCATTTTAAAAAAACATTCCTATCTTTGACGCCACAAATCAAATATTCCTTCCTTAAAAAGGGTGTTTGGTTTTTATTAAGAAGGGTGAAGAGATTAGGCTCTGCGAAACCCTGGCAACCAATCCTGAACATTTGGAGAACGGTGCCAAAACCTAATCCCGGAAAGCCGGGAGATGATAAAAATTTTAACACTAAAAAAATGATTTACATTCATCTGTCACACAACAACTTTATTATGCCGCTCATGCCTATGTGCATGTGCTGGTAAAGCTTTGATTTGTAATCCGTCTATTTTCTAATTAACAACCGGAGGTCATGAAGCGATAGCTGTATAAGCCTGTCCGGTAATTTGCAAATTCTAAAAACTAAAAAAATGGAAACAAGAAAAATAAATTTTGAAACACTTCAGGTACATGCAGGTCATCAGCCCGATAACGATACCTTATCCAGAGCGGTGCCTCTTTACCAGACATCCTCCTATGTATTTAAAAGTGCAAAACATGCAGCAGACCTCTTTGATCTTGCTGTTCCTGGGAATATCTATACCCGTATAATGAATCCAACAACAGACGTCTTTGAGAAAAGGGTCGCTGCTCTTGAAGGTGGTGTTGCATCATTGGCTGTCTCATCGGGACATGCTGCACAGTTCATCGCACTGACAACAATTATGAAGAAAGGCGAGAACTTCGTTACATCCCCGTTCCTTTACGGCGGAAGCCATAATCAGTTCAAAGTGACGCTTGCCAACTTTGGCATTGAAGCTAGGTTTTCGAAAGACCTTAATCCTGATTCATTCGAAAAGCTTATAGATAAAAATACCAAGGCCATTTATGTTGAGTCGATAGGAAATCCGGGATTCAATATTCCCGATTTTGATGCTTTTTCGAAACTCGCAGTGAAACATGGTCTGCCACTGGTAGTTGACAATACATTCGGGGCATGCGGTTACCTGTGCCGTCCCATTGAGCACGGTGCAAATATTGTTGTGGAATCAGCAACCAAATGGATTGGCGGACACGGAACAAGCATAGGCGGAGTAATAACCGATGCCGGAAACTTTAACTGGAATAACGGCAATTTCCCTGTGTTTACAGAGCCTGCGGAGGGTTACCATGGATTGGTGTTCGGCGATATTTTTTCGCAGACATCAGCGGCGGGTAATATCGCATTTATTATAAAAGCACGTGTTGAAGGATTAAGAGATTTGGGCCCGTCGATAAGTCCGTTTAATTCCTTCCTTCTGCTGCAGGGACTCGAAACCCTCTCCCTGAGAATGGAACGTCATATTCAGAATACTCTGGCCCTGGCTAAATGGCTTGAGAAACATCCGGCAGTTGAAAAAGTGAATTATCCCGGGTTACCAGGGAACCCTTATAATGCACTTGCCAAAAAATATCTTCCAAAAGGAGCAGGCGGAGTATTAAGCTTTGTTCTTAAAGCAGAAAAATCAAAGGCTGTAAAGCTTGTTGAACACCTTAAGCTTGTGAGTCATCTGGCAAATGTCGGAGACGCAAAAACACTTATTATTCAGCCATCAGCAACAACGCATTCACAGATGTCATCAGCAGAGCAGCTGGCTATCGGAATTGATCCCGGACTCTTCAGGGTATCAGTTGGCATAGAGCATATTGATGATATTATTTACGATTTCGAACAGGCTATCAGTAAGGTTGTTTAATTGTTTAGTGAAATGACAAGAGAAAAGTTAAGAATAGGGATGTTTGGTTACGGTTGTGTGGGACAGGGTCTCCACGATGTACTGAACAGCAGCAAAGGTTTCAAGGCAGATATAGTGAAGATCTGCGTTAAGGACCGTACAAAGAAGCGAAGGATCCCGATGGAGAATTTCACTTTTGATAAGGATGAAATTCTGAATGATCCTTCAATAAACCTTGTTGTTGAACTTATTGACGATGCAGATGAGGCATTTAACATTGTGACCACCGCTATGAACAGCGGCAAGAATGTTGTTTCTGCGAACAAGATGATGATAGCAAAACACTTTAAGGAGCTTGTTGATCTTCAGGCTAAAAACAAAGTATCTCTTCTGTATGAAGCGTCAGCCGGAGCAAGTATTCCAATAATACGAAACCTGGAGGAATATTATGATAATGAGCTTCTATACTCTTTGCGCGGGATCTTAAATGGTACAACAAATTATATCCTCACAAAAATGCATAATGAGGGTATTGCTTATTCCAAAGCACTAAAAGAAGCCCAGGAAAAGGGCTTTGCCGAGTCTGATCCTACCCTCGATGTGGAAGGGTGGGATCCAAAGTACAAGCTTTGCATAATAACCGGACATGCCTACGGACTTTTCCTTAAACCGGAGGAGGTCTTCCATTACGGAATAAATAAAATATCAGAATTTGATATACAATATGCCAAGGAGAAAGGCTTTAAGATCAAGCTTGTTCCATATGTAGGCAAGACAAACGAGAATACTATTACAAGTTTTGTATTGCCGCGCTTCATCTCCTCAGATAAATATCTCTATAATGTAGATAATGAGTACAATGGAGTGATAACCGAAGCAGCTTTTGCCGACAAGCAATTCTTCAGCGGAAAGGGTGCAGGCGGACATGCCACCGGAAGTGCTGTTCTTTCTGATATATCTGCCAACTCTTACGGTTACAGATATGAGTATAAGAAGTTTCAGCAGGGAACAGTGTCAAATTATACCCGAAACCATAAACTTGAGGTCTATCTAAGGTATAAAGATGAAAAGGACAGGGAATTATTTGGATTTGAGGAAGTCTCGGAATACTTTAGCGGAAGATTTTATAAGTACGTGATCGGAGTCGTAAATCTTGAAAATCTTTATGCTTTACGAGAACAACTTCGCACTCTGGACGTTTTCATAGTGAATACGGGAAGAAAGGTAAAATAAAATGAAGCAAGCTTTAGAACAAATTATCCATCAAAAGATACTGATCCTTGATGGTGCAATGGGCACCATGATCCAGAAACACAAGCTTCAGGAGATTGATTACCGTGGCGAGAGGTTTAAGGATGACAAAATGCTGCAGAAGGGAAATAATGACCTGCTTTCAATAACACAACCTGCCGTCATTAAGGCAATTCACAGGCAGTATCTGGAAGCAGGAGCCGATATTATCACAACAAATACCTTTAATTCGAACAGGGTCTCAATGGCTGACTATGGCATGGAGTCTCTTGTTTATGAAATGAATGTTCAGTCGGCTCATCTGGTGGCTGAGGCAATCAGGGAGTTTGAAGGTTCAAAAGAGCCTGAGTCACATTATATTGCAGGTACTCTGGGACCTACCAACCGCACCGCATCAATGTCATCCGATGTAAATGATCCGGGCGCCAGGGCTGTTACTTTTGACCAGCTTGTTGAGGCATATTCCGAGCAAACCCGCGGATTAATTGATGGAGGAGTCCATGTTCTTCTTGTTGAAACAATTTTTGATGTTCTTAACTGCAAGGCAGCTCTCTTTGCCATAGATTCGGTATTTGAGGAAAAAGGAGTGCGTTTGCCAGTGATGGTCTCAGGTACTATTACCGATGCCAGCGGCAGGACACTTACGGGTCAGACCCTTGAAGCCTTCATGGTTTCAGTTTCACATTTTCCGCTTTTAAGCATCGGTCTCAACTGTGCCCTCGGAGCTGAACAACTTCGTCCTTTCATTGAAGAGCTGTCACTGAAATCCGGATTCTATGTATCTGTTCATCCTAACGCCGGACTGCCTAACCAGTTCGGGGAATATGACCAGTCGGCAGCATTCATGGCCTCAATAGCTGAGGACTTTATGAAGGAGGGTTGGGTGAATATTATTGGCGGCTGTTGCGGTACCACACCTCTTCATATACAAAAGATTGCTGAAGCCTCTAAACATTATAAACCAAGAGTAAAACCTGAGATAAAGAAATTTACCAGGCTTAGCGGACTTGAGGTCCTGACAATTACTCCGGAGACAAACTTTGTTAACATAGGTGAACGGACAAACGTTTCCGGGTCAATCAAGTTCGCAAGACTTATAAAAGAAGAGAAATATGATGAGGCCCTGGCTATTGCCAGAAACCAGGTAGAAGGCGGGGCACAGGTGATCGACATTTGCATGGATGAGGCTATGCTCGATTCGGAAAAGGCGATGGTTAAGTTTGTAAACCTTATCATGGCTGAGCCCGATATCTCAAAGCTTCCGCTGATGATCGATTCATCGCGCTGGAACACAATTGAATCTGCACTTAAATGCATTCAGGGAAAATCGGTGGTAAACTCTATAAGCCTGAAAGAAGGTGAAGAAGTATTCCTTTCACATGCACGCAAAATCAGAAAATATGGAGCTGCAGCAGTTGTAATGCTTTTTGATGAGGATGGTCAGGCCGATACATACGAACGCAGGATTGCTGTTGCAGAAAGATGCTACAGGCTGCTTGTTGATAAATTAAACTTCCCTCCTGAAGATATAATATTTGACCCGAATGTTCTGGCAATTGCCACAGGCATAGAGGAACATAACAATTATGCAGTTAATTTCCTCAGGGCAACAGAATGGATTAAGGCAAACCTTCCTCATGTAAAGGTCAGCGGAGGAATCAGCAATCTCTCATTCTCATTCCGGGGGACAGATAAAATCCGCGAAGCTATTCACTCTGTCTTCCTTTATCATGCTATAAAGTCAGGACTTGACATGGGTATTGTAAATCCGGGTATGTTGCAGGTATACACAGAAATAGACCCTGTTCTGCTTGAGCTTACTGAAGATGTTGTGATGAACCGCAGGAAAGATGGGACCGAAAGACTCGTAAAATTTGCAGAGGGGATTAAGAATGAAGGCAAAAAAGTAGAGAAGGAAGATGCCTGGCGTCAGCTCGATGTTGTTGAAAGGATAAAGCATTCTCTTGTGCGGGGACTAGATGAATTTATAGAACAGGATGTTGAAGAAGCACGTTCGCTTTACAGGCGTTCCATTGAACTGATTGAAGGTCCGCTGATGGGTGGTATGAATGTGGTAGGCGATCTTTTCGGATCAGGAAAAATGTTCCTGCCGCAGGTGGTTAAAAGCGCCAGGGTGATGAAAAAGGCAGTTTCAAAACTTGCACCTTACATAGAACTGGAAAGTGAAGGGGAAGAGAAAAAAACAGCCGGTAAGGTGCTTCTTGCAACTGTCAAGGGCGATGTCCATGATATAGGTAAGAATATTGTAGGGGTGGTGCTCTCATGTAATAATTATGAGATCATTGACCTTGGCGTAATGGTGCCTGCTGATAAAATAATAGATACTGCAATAAAAGAAAATGTGGATATTATCGGGCTCAGCGGATTAATTACACCTTCACTTGAGGAGATGGTACATGTTGCTTCTGAAATGGAGCGAAGAAAACTCACAACACCACTTCTTATCGGCGGTGCAACTACATCTGAAATTCACGGAGCCGTAAAAGTGGCACCTGCATATTCAGGTTCTGTCATTCACGTTAAAGATGCATCAAAGGCAGCCGGTGTTGTTTCTGCTTTGCTGCAGACTGACAATAAGATTTATGTGAAGTCGATAAAAGATAAGTATAAGAAGCTGCGCGATGATCACAGTTCACGTCAGGTAGAAAAGAATCTGCTTTCGCTGGAAGAGGCAAGGAAAAACAGGTTTGTTACTGACTGGAAAGCTGAAAATCTTAAGGAGCCATCAAAGCCCGGACATCATATTCTTAGTGAGATAGACATCAAAGAGCTTATTGGTTATATCGACTGGACATTCTTTTTCTTTTCATGGAAGATCTCGGGAAAGTATCCTGCAATTTTTAATGATCCTGTAAAAGGTGTTGAGGCGAAGAAACTTTTTGATGATGCCCAGTTCTATCTGAAAGAAATAGTTGACCATAAACTTTTGACTGCCAGGGCTGTATTTGGCTTATATCCTGCTGTTTCGGATGGTGATGATGTGAAACTTTTCACAGATAAAAGACAAAAAGGAACTGAAATCAGTTCTCCGGTTCTTAAGGAATCAGGAGACAAAAGAGAAAGGGGTACCCAATCTTTGTCTTTCAGATTATATTGCACCGGAATCGACAGGACTAACAGATACAATCGGAGCATTTGTTGTTACAGCGGATATTGACAAAGATGCCTTTGGAAGATATAAGGACGATGATTATGCAACGATAATGATCAGGATACTTAGCGACAGGCTTGCAGAAGCCGCTGCAGAATGGCTGCATGAAAAGATCAGACGTGAGTACTGGGGTTATTCAACTAAGGAAAATCTTGATATTGACGGATTACTGAAACTGAAATATAAAGGTATCAGACCGGCCCCCGGATACCCAGCCTGTCCCGACCATACTGAAAAGAGGGTACTGTTCGACCTTCTTGAAGCAGAAAAAGCTATAGGAGCAGAGCTTACGGAGAACTTCGCAATGGTGCCGCCGGCTACTGTGAGTGCGTATGTTTTTTCACATCCCGGATCGACCTATTTCAATATAGGGAAAATAGGTCCCGACCAGCTGAAAGACTATGCAGAAAGGAAAAATATGAGTATTAACGAGGCTGCCAGGTGGCTTGCCCCTAATTTATAATCGGAAATGAGTGTTATTGATAAGATTAACAGCGCAAAAGGACCACTATTCACGTTTGAACTGCTTCCCCCGCTTAAGGGGCATAGCATTGAAAGGATCTATACAGCAATTGACAGACTGGTCGAATTTAATCCTGCTTACATAAATTTTACATCGCATCGCAACGAGACAACCTATTATGAGAGACCCGACGGGCTTCTTGAGAAAAAAATCGTGCGTATCAGGCCCGGGACAATTGCTCTGGCAGCTGCAGTAAAATATAAATATAATATTACTGTAGTTCCGCATATTCTGTGTGGCGGTTTTTCAAAAGAGGAGACTGAGAATGTGCTTATCGAAATGAATTTTCTGGGTATTGATGATGTACTGGCGCTCAGGGGCGATCCCCAGAAAGGATCAAGAAGGTTTGTTGCTGAGAAAGATGGTCATACACATACCTATGAACTTGTAAATCAGATCACAAATATGAACAATGGAAAGTATCTTGAATCGTCACTCGAAGATACTACTCCCACAAATTTCTGTATTGGTGTTGCTGCTTATCCTGAAAAACATTTTGAAGCCCCAAACAGGCAGGTAGATATTGAGAACCTTAAGCATAAGGTTGAGGCAGGGGCCAGCTACATAGTTACCCAGATGTTTTTTGATAACCGGAAATTCTGCAGGTTCAGGGATGAGTGCAGGAAAGCAGGTATTACAGTTCCTATTATTGCCGGAATAAAGCCTATCTCGGCTATGAATGATATTAAGCTGTTACCACAGGCATTTCATATTGATCTTCCGAACGATCTTGTTTCGGCAGTGCAGAAATGCAAAACAGATAAAGAAGCACGTGAGGTTGGTATAGAATGGGCTACAGCACAGTCGAAGGAGCTTATTAAAGAAGGAGTGCCGGGTATTCACTATTATACTCTGGGAAGATCGGATAATGTCGCAAGAATTGTGAAGGCGTCATTTTAGGCCCCCAAAAATTTCCCCTCCTTTTGAAGGAGGGGTGGCCGCAGTAAAATGTTTGTTTGTTTCTGTAAACCTGATTTGCGGCCGGGGTGGTTGATTATTATCCCTGTTTTCATCTTTTTGTATTTTGTAATATTTCCTAAAATCAACCACCCCGGCTGGGAAATAAAAATTGTATACATCAGATAATCAGCTATCCCAGCCACCCCTCCTTCAAAAGGAGGGGAAATCAACTTATCTTCCTATAGCCCTGCAAATTGCCCTGATATGCTCCGGTGTGGTACCGCAACAACCGCCAATTATGTTTGCACCTGCTTTTATAAGCTCAGGAACATATGAAGCCATCATTTCGGGAGATTCACGAAAAACTGTTGCCCCGTCTATAAATTCTGGTATTCCGGCATTTGCCTGAATAATGACTGGTATTTCGCTGTCTGTAGCCCTGATTGCCTTTAATATACCTATCATATCTTCAATGCCATTACCGCAATTAGATCCTACAATATGAGCTCCTGCATCTTTCATTGATGTAACCATCTCCTCGGGCGATACTCCCATCATTGTATGAAATCCCCCATCAGGATCCTTTGAGAAGGTCATTGTAATGATAACTGTGCATTTGGTATTTTCCCTGGCAGCTCTTACAGCCAATGCGGCCTCATCTATAGCCGACATTGTTTCAATAATGATGATATCGGCTCCGCCGGCTTCAAGAGCAACTGCCTGTTCGCGGAAGGCATTATAGAGTTCCTCTTCTGTTACATCGCCCATTATCAGCATTTTACCGGTAGGGCCTATTGATCCGGCAACATGTTTTTCCCTGCCTGCAGCTTCGCGGGATATTTCTGCTGCAGCACGGTTTAATTCAGCAACTCTCTCTTCAAGCTGGTACATTGAAAGTTTGAACCGGCTTCCTCCGAAACTGTTGGTTTCAATGATATCAGAGCCTGCAAGTAAATAGGATTCTGCAATGTCTTTTACTTCAGATTTGTGTGTGATATTCCAAAGCTCAGGGCACTCTCCGGGCTGCATTCCTTTAGCCTGCAGAAATGTACCCCATGCACCATCGCATAGCAGGATTTTATTCTGTTTTATTTTATCAAGGATACTCATTAGATCTTAATTCTCCAATCCAAATCCTTTAACCACAAAGGGCACTAAGGTCTACACAAAGGACACAAAGTTTTGATATACATGATTTTACTTTGTGTACCTTGGTGATTTCCTTTGTGTCCTTCGTGGTAAAAAAGAACTTTATCTGTTACCGTATTAAAGTTTGAACGCCTTCTTAATCTTCTCTACATAATCAAGTTTCTCCCATGCGAAGAATTCAACTTTCTTGAGAGAGACTTTTTTGCCGTTACCGTTAACAGCTTTTGCTTTGCTGCCCGGCACATCATAATACACTTCAATATTCTGAGAATAGCTCTCACGTCCGAAGTGGCCATATGATGCTGTTGGAAGGAACACCGGATTTTTAAGTCCGAAGCGCTGTACAATAGAGTAAGGACGCATGTCGAACAGTTTGTTGATTGTCAGGGCAATCTCCCCGTCGTGAAGAACATTACCTTTCTTGTCTTTTATTTTAGCTGTTCCGTATGTATTAACATATAAACCAACAGGCTGAGCAACACCGATTGCATAAGCAACCTGAATAAGTGCCTGGTCGCAAACACCTGCAGCTACAAGGTTTTTAGCTATATGACGTGCAGCATAAGCAGCTGATCTGTCAACTTTTGAAGAATCTTTTCCTGAGAATGCACCTCCGCCATGAGCACCGTGTCCGCCGTAAGTATCAACAATGATCTTGCGTCCGGTAAGACCTGTATCACCATGAGGACCACCGATAACAAACTTACCTGTCGGGTTAACAAGCAGTTTGAAATCTTTTCCAAACAGTTTCTGGATTCTTGCAGGAAGGCTTTTCTTAACTCTCGGTATCAAGAATTTCTCAAGATCTTCCTTAATCTTCTGCTGCATGGCTTTTTCAGCAGCCAGTTCAGCTTTATGTGATTTGTCTTTCGGGAGGACAAACTCATCGTGCTGGGTACTGATTACTATAGTGTCTATTCTCAAAGGATTACTGTTATCGTCATATTCAAGAGTCACCTGTGATTTACTGTCGGGACGAAGGTATTTCATCTGTTTGCCCTCTTTCCTTATTGCAGCAAGCTCCTCAAGAAGCCTGTGAGACAACTCTATAGTCAGTGGCATGTAATTGTCCATTTCGCGACAAGCATAGCCGAACATCATACCCTGGTCGCCTGCTCCCTGTTCTTCAGGTTTTTCGCGAACGACACCCTGGTTGATATCGCCCGATTGTTCATGTATGGTTGAAATAACACCGCATGAATCGCTGTCGAAACGGTATTCAGCTTTTGTATAACCAATGTTACGGATAACGCCGCGTGCTACCTCCTGGTTATCGACCCATCCGTTTGTACGGACTTCCCCGCCGCAAACAACAAGACCGGTAGTTACGAATGTCTCGCATGCAACTTTTGATTCCGGGTCCCAGCGAAGGAACTCATCAAGTAATGCATCTGATATCTGATCGGCTACCTTATCGGGGTG comes from the Bacteroidales bacterium genome and includes:
- a CDS encoding cysteine--tRNA ligase, which translates into the protein MQNNLVIYNSLSKKKEQFKPLHAPFVGLYVCGPTVYSDTHLGHARPFITFDLLFRYLMHLDYKVRYVRNITDVGHLENDADEGEDKIEKKARLEHLEPMEVVQKYVNLFEKNMEQLNTLPPSIEPRASGHIIEQQELIKEILDKGYAYEVNGSVYFDVLKYNEKYKYGKLSGRILEDLQSNTRSLEGQDEKRNSFDFALWKKASPEHIMKWPSPWSIGFPGWHLECSAMSVKYLGDVFDIHGGGMDLQFPHHECEIAQSTAAHGKESVNYWMHNNMITINGQKMARSLGNFITLDKLFSGDHPVLQQAYSPMTIRFFILQAHYRSTVDFSNEALQAAEKGMQKLMKAIETLNKLKPSATSTVDIDKLKKKCYEALDDDLNSPILLSHLFDGVRIINLLAEGNEKIDTAGLDSMKWLFNTFVFEILGLKDESTGKGNEKITDDLMKIIINLRQAAKNNKDFGTSDKIREELGKIGVTLKDRKDGVDWEI
- the metF gene encoding methylenetetrahydrofolate reductase [NAD(P)H] — translated: MSVIDKINSAKGPLFTFELLPPLKGHSIERIYTAIDRLVEFNPAYINFTSHRNETTYYERPDGLLEKKIVRIRPGTIALAAAVKYKYNITVVPHILCGGFSKEETENVLIEMNFLGIDDVLALRGDPQKGSRRFVAEKDGHTHTYELVNQITNMNNGKYLESSLEDTTPTNFCIGVAAYPEKHFEAPNRQVDIENLKHKVEAGASYIVTQMFFDNRKFCRFRDECRKAGITVPIIAGIKPISAMNDIKLLPQAFHIDLPNDLVSAVQKCKTDKEAREVGIEWATAQSKELIKEGVPGIHYYTLGRSDNVARIVKASF
- a CDS encoding homocysteine S-methyltransferase family protein, translating into MSILDKIKQNKILLCDGAWGTFLQAKGMQPGECPELWNITHKSEVKDIAESYLLAGSDIIETNSFGGSRFKLSMYQLEERVAELNRAAAEISREAAGREKHVAGSIGPTGKMLIMGDVTEEELYNAFREQAVALEAGGADIIIIETMSAIDEAALAVRAARENTKCTVIITMTFSKDPDGGFHTMMGVSPEEMVTSMKDAGAHIVGSNCGNGIEDMIGILKAIRATDSEIPVIIQANAGIPEFIDGATVFRESPEMMASYVPELIKAGANIIGGCCGTTPEHIRAICRAIGR
- a CDS encoding O-acetylhomoserine aminocarboxypropyltransferase/cysteine synthase, which produces METRKINFETLQVHAGHQPDNDTLSRAVPLYQTSSYVFKSAKHAADLFDLAVPGNIYTRIMNPTTDVFEKRVAALEGGVASLAVSSGHAAQFIALTTIMKKGENFVTSPFLYGGSHNQFKVTLANFGIEARFSKDLNPDSFEKLIDKNTKAIYVESIGNPGFNIPDFDAFSKLAVKHGLPLVVDNTFGACGYLCRPIEHGANIVVESATKWIGGHGTSIGGVITDAGNFNWNNGNFPVFTEPAEGYHGLVFGDIFSQTSAAGNIAFIIKARVEGLRDLGPSISPFNSFLLLQGLETLSLRMERHIQNTLALAKWLEKHPAVEKVNYPGLPGNPYNALAKKYLPKGAGGVLSFVLKAEKSKAVKLVEHLKLVSHLANVGDAKTLIIQPSATTHSQMSSAEQLAIGIDPGLFRVSVGIEHIDDIIYDFEQAISKVV
- a CDS encoding methionine adenosyltransferase; its protein translation is MGYLFTSESVSEGHPDKVADQISDALLDEFLRWDPESKVACETFVTTGLVVCGGEVRTNGWVDNQEVARGVIRNIGYTKAEYRFDSDSCGVISTIHEQSGDINQGVVREKPEEQGAGDQGMMFGYACREMDNYMPLTIELSHRLLEELAAIRKEGKQMKYLRPDSKSQVTLEYDDNSNPLRIDTIVISTQHDEFVLPKDKSHKAELAAEKAMQQKIKEDLEKFLIPRVKKSLPARIQKLFGKDFKLLVNPTGKFVIGGPHGDTGLTGRKIIVDTYGGHGAHGGGAFSGKDSSKVDRSAAYAARHIAKNLVAAGVCDQALIQVAYAIGVAQPVGLYVNTYGTAKIKDKKGNVLHDGEIALTINKLFDMRPYSIVQRFGLKNPVFLPTASYGHFGRESYSQNIEVYYDVPGSKAKAVNGNGKKVSLKKVEFFAWEKLDYVEKIKKAFKL
- a CDS encoding homoserine dehydrogenase, with amino-acid sequence MTREKLRIGMFGYGCVGQGLHDVLNSSKGFKADIVKICVKDRTKKRRIPMENFTFDKDEILNDPSINLVVELIDDADEAFNIVTTAMNSGKNVVSANKMMIAKHFKELVDLQAKNKVSLLYEASAGASIPIIRNLEEYYDNELLYSLRGILNGTTNYILTKMHNEGIAYSKALKEAQEKGFAESDPTLDVEGWDPKYKLCIITGHAYGLFLKPEEVFHYGINKISEFDIQYAKEKGFKIKLVPYVGKTNENTITSFVLPRFISSDKYLYNVDNEYNGVITEAAFADKQFFSGKGAGGHATGSAVLSDISANSYGYRYEYKKFQQGTVSNYTRNHKLEVYLRYKDEKDRELFGFEEVSEYFSGRFYKYVIGVVNLENLYALREQLRTLDVFIVNTGRKVK